The region GGCAGCGTGCAAACGCTGCCCGACTACGGGCTTCCCGACCTCAACGACATGCGCCTGAGCCTGCATGACTCGCTGACCCAGGCTCGTCAGGCCATCGAAACCTTTATTGAGCGTTATGAGCCGCGTCTGAGCCAGGTACGGGTTATTTCCTTGCCCCGGCATGACGATTTGCTACGGCTTGCCTTCAGCATCGAAGGCTGGCTGGAGATTGAGGGGTGCAAGCGTCAGGTGAGTTTCTCGGCATGGCTCGATGGCAGTGGCCAGGTCAACGTCCGTTAAGGCCATGGTCTGTTCGAACCCAATCCGTTTTTCGGCATTTGATGCTGTCGA is a window of Pseudomonas taetrolens DNA encoding:
- the tssE gene encoding type VI secretion system baseplate subunit TssE; the protein is MTAYGSLFERLGGDADQRLGTTRETRALASVAAHLAKMLSTRAGSVQTLPDYGLPDLNDMRLSLHDSLTQARQAIETFIERYEPRLSQVRVISLPRHDDLLRLAFSIEGWLEIEGCKRQVSFSAWLDGSGQVNVR